CCAAATGGAAAGATGCTTTTCTCAACGATTATTTAATAAATAAAGAGACCAACTTTGCTTTACAACAAGTTAACCTCTTTTTATTTTATCTTTGTTTTCTGTCCCTTAAAAGACGGTTATTCTGAGAAATAAGAACACTACTGAAAACAGTGGTAGCAACTATACCCATAATAGAGAAGAACAGTAGTACCACAAAATTATTATTTGAACGCATAGACGACCTCCATTATTTGTGAATTATCAATATTATTTGAAATCCACCTGTTTTTATTCTCTATTAGGCACTATTTCAGTTCTATTAATTGCAGAGAAACGCTCTCTGACGAAATGAACGTTTATTTTGTGTACAACTACAACTACTCATTCGATGCAAATTTCAGCGTCTTAAAATACACATAAAAAAGAACCCCACTCAATCAGTTAGAAGGAAGATTGAAGTAGGGTAAGTGTGATTGAATCTCTTTGGAGAGAAAACAATACCATTACACTGTTATTATGTGATGAATCTAATGAGTTATACATAAAAAAATATCCCTTCACCAATCAGTTAAGACTAGTGTATGAACTCATAACATCGGCTCCTTTTGAGAGTAAGAAAAAACAGACCCTATTATAATGAAGGTCTGCTTTTACTTACTTCCTTATTAATTTTCTCCGTATGACAACAAGAAGGGAAAGAAGAACAACCAAAAAAGCGAGTACCATTCCCATCTCGTACGACTAGATCCTGCCCACATTTCGGACACTTACGAGGTTCTGGTGTGATATTTTCAAAGATTTCCCGTGCCTTAAAAACTGGATTTACCTCGTTAATAAATTTTTGAAGATCCGCCCGATCCACTAAAGTTACATCACATGCAGCTGCAAGCTCTTTTGCTTGTTTCGTGAAATAACTATTGGTCACGACCCAAGCTTGATTGGCCTTATAATACACTTTTGCTGCGTACGCTTCTTGTACTGCTGAAAGGCTGACCCTATTTTTAGCGCTATACCGTTTGGCTTGAATCACAACCTTTTCTTTACCTTTCATCACTAGATCAGCCCCAAAATCACCTGATTTTGGCGTTATCTGTGGTTTGTATCCTAGTTGTTGAAAAAGTGCTCGCAAATATACCTCAAATTGATACCCATCCATCTTATCAATATAAGGCATACCTGATTGGGCTAACTCTTTCATATACCTTCGTTCACGAATCACACGGTAAGCAAATGTAGAAAGTTTAAATAAAATCATAATAAGAAAAAGATAAAACACACTTTGAAACACCTTATCCATTCATTGAAAGCTCCTGTTCTGTTTGTTTATTCCGGAGACGTGATGCCACAGGTTGAATGGTTTTTCCATTCTTCTTTAATTGCTCGTTCCAATCTTTTGCTCCCTTTGGAATATCTGCTTTTACTAAATCAGCATTAACGATTTGGTTCATTTTGTCAATAAATTCTTTTCCCCCTTGGTCATTATCGACAGCTAACACCATTTCTTTAATGCTTAAGCCTTCTCTTCGAGCTTCAATATAAGACTGAGCCACTGTTTTAGGCTTCAAGCCATTCATACTAATAAGGCGTGTATTCTGCAATTGATTCTCCTTTATACTCCAATAAGAAAGCACATCAATTGAGCTTTCAAAGAAATGAATCTTGTTTGGGCGACCAACGTCAATTGAAAAGCCTGTATGTGGGTTATCGTTCGGTAAGACTTGCTTAAAGGAACCTCGTTTATTGTTCATGGAAGCTGTTCCTTGCCGATCCGCCCCAATCACCTTTCCTTTGCCCCCGTGTTCACGCCATTTAAACACGACATTGTTCCGTTTGTCCTGGGCGATTAAGTCTTTTTGAAGCAGCCAGTTAACTAACCGAGGATCAATTTTACGCTCCTTTATCAGATAGTCCTTTACTTTGCTTTGATCCTTTACTTCTAACTCTTTTGGATAGCGAAAAGGCTCTTTTGATGTTGAAACCGACGGTTGTTCATGTGAAAGAGAAACTTCTTTATAATCCCCTTTATTAATATCTAATACGGCTTGTGGGAACGACATCCCATAATACATTTGAGCGAAACTAATCGCCCCGTATCCTGTTTCATTGCGGCTATTCCAAGCGTACATGTTCCCTTTGATAAGTAGACTATCATGTTCGGTATGACGGTAATACTTTCCCTCTTTCACAAAGCTTTCGCCTTTCGCTTCCAGATACGACAACAAATCAACATCTCGCGCTTTCATAACCTCCTCCTCCTTGACATGTTTTCGTTCTCCCATCTAATCCCTCCCTCACTTCACCATATGAAAAAAGGGAGCTTTTCAGCCCCTCATTTTTCAATATTTTGCCATTTTTAGCGTTCTATTTCTTGCGTTTCTTTCCGTTTTTTTGAAGAATTTGCTCCATTATTCCGTGCAAAAAAATTGCACATTCATTTTGCAATTTTTCTTTTCTTATAGCTGATTTCATTAAGGAAACGGCTCTAAAAGGAATTTGTTACAGCTGTTCACCACTAGTATTGGCTCAAGTTGCATAAGAAAAAGCAGAGGAATGAACAACCTCTGCTTTTTTGCATTTAATTTTATTAAGTTACATGTAGATGTTGGATAAAGCTTGTTAATTTTGAAGGAGAAACCTTTAACTAACTCCCTTATTCCTTACCTGAAGAAACTGATCCATATTCCTTATCAGATAGAGCAATTATGTCTGTATGTTTAGGTATATAACCCAATAAACGTAACATAGCTACAATTTGCCCCTTATGGTGGAACTCATGTGTAATTGTATGCATGAGCAATTGTCGAGGAGTCTTTCTTATCCTATTAACCTCTGGTCTCCAAACAAGTTCTCTCTCAATAATGTCATCGAAGTTATCACTAAATTGTTCAAATACAGCATCTACATATGCATCTGCTTGGTCAAAATAAAGTTGAATATCACTTATCTGCATATTATTAATTACTTCTTTTGTTAAAAGAGGCGATTTCGTTTGTAAAAGAACAAAAGAACCGAGCCAAGCATGGTAGCAACCCGCCACATGAATCAAAGAATCTCTTACACTCTGAGAACCAAATCCGAGTTTTTTTGTAAAATCACCTTCATTTAATTCTTTACATTGCTCTAATAAGATTTGACGTGTTTGTTTTACCCATTCATATTCTTGTTTTTCCATACTTTCTACTCCTTTATTTGAATATTCCCACTTATATTATTACATTAATTGTACAGCAAATAAGAAAGGCCAACATTAATAAAAATTTAATGTAGGTTCTCTTTATATAATGTGTAATTGACCAATAAAAAAGAGAGCTTTATGCTCCCTTACCTTTCGAGTTCCTGTTCTTCTTTTTTCTTTTTGACGGTGCCTGTACGTTTTTGGAATTGCATTTGACTGCCCACTTCCATACGGTCTTGAAAAGTAAGAGATTGTTCTTGAACTTGACCATTCATGACCCCCTTCTCGTTTTTAGTCATGGTTGAATTAATCTGATGTTCAAGTTTCACGACTTCCTCCTTTGTCATCCATCCATTTTTGATCGCTTGTGTTTTGGTTGAATAATATTTTTCTTCAGCCGTGACACGCTCTAAAATGCTATCGCGCTTTTTCAAACAACTTTTTTAATTGCTTTTTCTCCTGCCCATTCAATTGATCCGATTGTTCAGTAAACAAAGAAGATGTCTTATTAGGGTTATCCATATAATCTTGATAAAGGGTAAACAGTTTCTCATGAGCATCCTGCTCTTTTTTAGCATCATCACGATCTACATAATCAACATAATCCTGAAAAGCCTTTTTATCAGATGTAACAAATTTTGTTTTTCAACACTACGCCTGGAATAAAAGAAGGCGTACTCATTCCTCTCCCCTCATTTCTTGAATAAATCCATTGATTGTTTCAATTGCCCCTGCACACTTTTCCATCATCTTTATATTTCGATCAATGAGATGTTCTAACTCTGCTTCACGATCTTTTTGTTCTTGAAAAACAGCCAGTGTTCAATCTGACCTTTTAAGAATTCTTGACGAGAAATCTTTTTTTCTTTTGCGATTTCATCTATTTTTTTAACAGCAATTGGATCAATATTTCGTAAAAACATATCTATGACATTCGTTCCTTTCCTGTAAATTGTGGTTCCCCACTAAAAAAGAGAGAAGAGAAGAGAAGAGCATAAGGGGTTTTTGCTATCACACGGGGTGATAGGCTAGGCAGAGCCTAGCAAAACCGTGATATCAAAGAAAGTCGATTAATGTCCCCTTTGCGTCCCCCTTTAAAATCCCAATGTCCCCTTTATGTCCCCCTGTTTTGGAGCCATGTCCCCTTTGCGTCCCCCTGTGTTTTTTCACTTCATGGCTAAATCTTGCTGCTTTTCATTCAATTTTTGGAGCTTTTCTTGTAAGCTTTTTTGTTCATCTTCATAGAGCTGAATGCTCTCATCACTAGATTGAATGGTATCCTTTTTCATCGCAATTTTTGATTCCGTATCTGCTTTTTCCTCCTCCACTTGGTACTTCATATCACGTTGTAACTCGTTCATTTTTTGTTGCGTTTGATGTTTATGTTTCGCTTCTACCGTGATTGCTTTTTCATAGTTTTTCATTTTCTTTTTAACAAATTGTTTTTCTAAATCATTCACCAAAAGCGCATATTCTTGTTTGTTTTTTGTTCCTTTTCCCTCTTCACTTTTCCTTTTCCTCATTTTCTTGATATAGATCAAAGGCTAGTGCCTCCCAATTTGGAGATAAATCATTAATCCTTACCACGTAATAGCCATCATCTTCATACAATAATTAAACAGGCAATTTCACGTTTTGATTCGCTTTTTATTGTGCAACAAAACTTACCTCTTCTTCATCTGTCTGATCTAGTTTGATAACCATATCGAGTGAATTTCAAGTTGGACGATACACACATTTTTTAATGGTTACTGTTCCATTAATATTTGAACAAACAGAATCAAGGGTATTCTGTTTGTGGGTAGAATTTCTATATCTTGAAGAATAAAAACAGATATAGAATATTAACATAGGATTACTATAATTCATTATTTTTACAAAAAAAGAAAACTCTAAAGCCATATTTTTAATTTGAAAGTAAAGGTTGTTATTCTAATAATTAATAAACATTATAATCTCAACTAATTTTATATTTAATAATCAACTACTATAGATTTACAGTAAGACTCCCCCATTTAGTTGAACTTAATCCTAACTCAAGTTCAACTAAATATTCATTCACTATAGAATTTCAGTCATATCATCCTTATAGTTCAACCTAAATTAAACCTAAAAGTAATTCATTACAGATTTGCAGTAAGGTTCCATCTATTAAGTTTAACTTAAATTAAACTTAACAGTTACTTCCTATAGATTTATAGTTAGATTTCATTCCTTAGTCTACTCCAATCTAAACTTAACAGTTACTTCCTATAGATTTATAGTTAGATTTCATTCCTTAGTCTACTCCAATCTAAACTTAACAGTTACTTCCTATAGATTTATAGTTAGATTTCATTCCTTTAGTCTACTCCAATCTAAACTTAACAGTTACTTCCTATAGATTTATAGTTAGATTTCATTCCTTTAGTCTATTTAAGAACTTTGTTATAATGAACTAGAACTTTGGATTGTTTATTCTATCAAAAATAGCAAAAACACTGTAAATCTAACACAAAATCCATCATTAAATCTCTCAAAAATCAGTGTCAGTTCTGTTATAATAGCAACAAATTTGTTGTTATTATACTTGAGAAGAGGAGGGGGTTAATTTTGAAACAAACTGAGGAAGAATTCAAACTAAGTGAAGTAATAAAGCTTACTGGGCTTTCTGACCAAACCATTCGAAGATATCAAGAGGATTTTAATATTCAAGGAATCCGTACTCAAGGTGGTCATCGTCGCTTTAAAAGAGAAGAGATTGATATGTTACTTGAGGCTAAGAGATTAAAAGAAGAAAATGGTTACTCTATTAAGCAAATTCGTTCACATTTTAATGGAGAAACAACATCTGAGATGTTAGAAAAGAATGAGCCTATGAAAACAGTTTTTGAGAAGAAAATAGTGAATTTAGAGGAACAATTAGCAGAGGCAACTGAGAAAATTGATTCTATGGTTCAGGTTTTAACAACATTTATGAAACAAAGTGGACAAACAAATCAAGAGATTTTATCTCAATTTCAAGATGTACTAAAGGCACTCCCTGAAACATCTGCAACTACAAACAACCAAAGAATCTTAGAAAAAGAGCAGCGTCTAAATGAATTGAAAATTAGAAACAAATTAAAAAAAGAAGCAATTGAAAAATGGGTTATGTTACCCGAAGAAGAACGGAATATAACTGTGAAAACTGGTCTGTTTAGTTTCAAAAAGGAAGAAAATTATAATAAAAAGCGAGCTTTCATCGAAGATTATATAAGTGAACATTTAGTCGATCGGCTTGAAAGAGAGTATGATATTCAATAAAATCAATGATTAATCTATTTTAATTAAATATGAAATAAAAAAAACGAAAGAGGCATTGCCCTTAGTTAAGCTGAATTAACTAAGGGCAATGCCTCTTTTAAATAATGCTAGTTTAGAAGACCACTTATAGTGAAACTAAAAATTGCACTTTTTTATACTGATTGAGAGTAGAGAGAAAGATTTTGCTTTTTAGATAAATATTTGTTTAATTATTTATTATCTAAATGAAAAAGATTAGCCCAAAATACTCGTTTTGATATATTTTGCTAATTTTTATTGAATTATGAGACTAGTTAACGCTATAATAAAACTAACAAAAACGTGCGGAATAGAAAAAAGACTTCAACTGTTTAAGAAGTGCTGTCAACACTCTTAAACCGTTCACCCTAAACACAGTAGGGAAAACACTTGTCGAAGTCTCTTGTTAATAGATTTAGTTTTTCTATAAAATAAAACTTATGTTTTTATTTTATATGAAATTGACATCTATTTCAAGGGCTTAGTTCATCAAAATCAAGGCATTGTTTTCCTTTTTCGAGGGAAATAGTGTCTTTTTTGTGTTCCTTAAAGGAGACGATGAACAAATGACAAAGATATTGACCTGCTATTTAAAAGATGTAGATACCTTCAATGGACAATTCAAATGGTTATGGACCAACAAGTCCACACTTCGGAAAAAGAAAGAAGAGTTTTTAGAAATTCTTCGTACCCACTTTAAACAACAACAATCTGCCATACATAAAGAATTTCCTAAAAAAAGAATGGAAATGCTCGATTATGTCATCTATAACCTAGTCGCTACGGGCATTCAAGCAATCCGTTCTGAAACGCTCATGAAGAAATTTAATGCCTCAAAAAGTACAGTTTCTCGTTTTGTGCGCTCGTTAAAAGCGACACCCTTTATACTTGTGGCACGATACATTAAAGAGGATGCAACGGGTACTCACCCTGATAGCTATGTATTTATCCTTAAAAGCCATAAAAACTTTCATCACATTTGCGACGAAATCTTTTTCGCCCATGACACAACAGGTGTACAAAGCCTTGAAAAAGAAGAAATGACCACTCCTGTGACACGTCCTGTGACGTCTCCAGAAAGTGATGAAAACGTTGATATGACAAGCTTAGAGGCTGATAAATCACCTGATGCCTTTATTAACCTTGATTTACCTGTAAATCATATAAATAATCATTTAATGTCTGTTTCACAGTCCTTTACGTATATCAAAGGTGTGCCTAAAAAAGTCAATCAAGTCTATGCAGGTAAATATGGACATCAACTACAAGACTTCTATGCTCGTATTCAAAATGCTGCAAAAGCCGTAAAACGAGATACAGAGATTACGATTGAAAAAGAGCAAATACATGAAATTGCGTATTCCACCATTGTTGGATTAGATAAATATGTGCATGAAGCTAATCATAAAGGAAAACCTTTAACCTTAGATAATATGTGCCAGTTAATCTATAAAATTGCGAAAAACCAATTCTATCAGTTGATTGATCCTGAAAACGAGAATTATTCACCAGTATATCCAACTGATGAGGAAGTTATACATAAAAAAGAGTCATCTACAAAATTGTTTACACCAAAGCGTATTATCCGTAAAGAAATCGTTCCTGATTGGTTAAAGGCTAAGAAAGATCAAGAGAAGGGTACAGAAAAAGCAGAAATATCTTTAGGTCAACAGTTAAAAATAATTGAATTAAAGCAGAAATTAGGACAAGAGTTAACAACAGAAGAAGAGAACTTGCTGCAAGAACACTGCTCAACGTACAGTTCGTTAGAAATGGCGGAACTGAAACAAGATTTAGGACAAGCATTAACACCTGAGGAACAAGATTTATTGCACCAACATGCTAAATTAAAGGAACCAGCTTCTTAATTTTTAAAAATAGTTAAAGCATCATAAGGACTTTCGCTATTTTTAACGTATTCAGTGTTTTAAGAGAGGACTTGGCAGGATTTGAACCTGCAAGACGCCAAAGTTGTATAGTGTAATACGACTGGCTGCTCTGCCATTGAGCTACAAGTCCATACTAAAAGTATGCGCATAGTCTCTGTTTATATGTACGACAGGAGAAAATGTAGAAAGTGAAGAAATCTCTTAGAAGCTAAATTATTATTAAGGTATGTTTATTTGGAACACTGTTCTAAATAATAAATACCTATATAT
The sequence above is drawn from the Priestia aryabhattai genome and encodes:
- a CDS encoding DUF3991 and TOPRIM domain-containing protein, which produces MGERKHVKEEEVMKARDVDLLSYLEAKGESFVKEGKYYRHTEHDSLLIKGNMYAWNSRNETGYGAISFAQMYYGMSFPQAVLDINKGDYKEVSLSHEQPSVSTSKEPFRYPKELEVKDQSKVKDYLIKERKIDPRLVNWLLQKDLIAQDKRNNVVFKWREHGGKGKVIGADRQGTASMNNKRGSFKQVLPNDNPHTGFSIDVGRPNKIHFFESSIDVLSYWSIKENQLQNTRLISMNGLKPKTVAQSYIEARREGLSIKEMVLAVDNDQGGKEFIDKMNQIVNADLVKADIPKGAKDWNEQLKKNGKTIQPVASRLRNKQTEQELSMNG
- a CDS encoding helix-turn-helix domain-containing protein → MKQTEEEFKLSEVIKLTGLSDQTIRRYQEDFNIQGIRTQGGHRRFKREEIDMLLEAKRLKEENGYSIKQIRSHFNGETTSEMLEKNEPMKTVFEKKIVNLEEQLAEATEKIDSMVQVLTTFMKQSGQTNQEILSQFQDVLKALPETSATTNNQRILEKEQRLNELKIRNKLKKEAIEKWVMLPEEERNITVKTGLFSFKKEENYNKKRAFIEDYISEHLVDRLEREYDIQ
- a CDS encoding restriction endonuclease → MDKVFQSVFYLFLIMILFKLSTFAYRVIRERRYMKELAQSGMPYIDKMDGYQFEVYLRALFQQLGYKPQITPKSGDFGADLVMKGKEKVVIQAKRYSAKNRVSLSAVQEAYAAKVYYKANQAWVVTNSYFTKQAKELAAACDVTLVDRADLQKFINEVNPVFKAREIFENITPEPRKCPKCGQDLVVRDGNGTRFFGCSSFPSCCHTEKINKEVSKSRPSL
- a CDS encoding replication protein, giving the protein MTKILTCYLKDVDTFNGQFKWLWTNKSTLRKKKEEFLEILRTHFKQQQSAIHKEFPKKRMEMLDYVIYNLVATGIQAIRSETLMKKFNASKSTVSRFVRSLKATPFILVARYIKEDATGTHPDSYVFILKSHKNFHHICDEIFFAHDTTGVQSLEKEEMTTPVTRPVTSPESDENVDMTSLEADKSPDAFINLDLPVNHINNHLMSVSQSFTYIKGVPKKVNQVYAGKYGHQLQDFYARIQNAAKAVKRDTEITIEKEQIHEIAYSTIVGLDKYVHEANHKGKPLTLDNMCQLIYKIAKNQFYQLIDPENENYSPVYPTDEEVIHKKESSTKLFTPKRIIRKEIVPDWLKAKKDQEKGTEKAEISLGQQLKIIELKQKLGQELTTEEENLLQEHCSTYSSLEMAELKQDLGQALTPEEQDLLHQHAKLKEPAS
- a CDS encoding DinB family protein, producing the protein MEKQEYEWVKQTRQILLEQCKELNEGDFTKKLGFGSQSVRDSLIHVAGCYHAWLGSFVLLQTKSPLLTKEVINNMQISDIQLYFDQADAYVDAVFEQFSDNFDDIIERELVWRPEVNRIRKTPRQLLMHTITHEFHHKGQIVAMLRLLGYIPKHTDIIALSDKEYGSVSSGKE